Proteins encoded by one window of Vampirovibrionales bacterium:
- the tilS gene encoding tRNA lysidine(34) synthetase TilS — MTLPLPEIVLKNLQAEGLLRDDRQTRLVLGFSGGLDSTVLLHALGSLRAERPLTLTAAYFDHGWRESLLDELPLLHQHCARLKVPLVMIPADRRLPRTEAAAREARYESLLRLARDVGAHALLTAHQADDQIETLLFRLFRGSGIEGLSGIQKRLNVFQELSAPPVLRPMLDVSREDVRRYAEQHHLQYFRDPTNSQSRYQRNMIRNEALPFLRERFPQIDDALLRLRDVCEGDLTILRDKMEDVWQRVFYAEDGGSLDAIAFNQLARPYQRRIVKRFLTLHRLEPDFHRIEDVIDFIEGENRRNLSSALMSLEKPHLEKLHTAESSVTGGATPAGGGESRFLSLYKHRISVVSSNRLNRPQEGEEPEALIETPVQGPGEYALAELGLRVRIDELTEQERAAQGLLRPEQSLEAYVDLAEFRDRPLTLRTRRPGDRIHPFGMSGPMRLKNYFINRGVPRFERDRTLLLTYGQDVLWVAGVGVCEQLRVQGRPTHRLQLEREPAADATADASASPVPSSSAD, encoded by the coding sequence ATGACGCTTCCCTTGCCCGAAATCGTCCTCAAGAACCTGCAAGCCGAGGGTCTGTTGCGAGACGATCGCCAAACGCGGCTAGTCCTGGGATTTTCCGGGGGGCTGGATTCGACTGTCTTACTGCACGCGCTGGGCTCGCTACGCGCCGAACGCCCGTTAACGCTGACGGCGGCTTATTTTGATCATGGCTGGCGCGAATCCCTGCTTGACGAGCTGCCCTTGCTGCATCAGCATTGCGCGCGGCTCAAAGTCCCGCTGGTGATGATTCCCGCCGATCGCCGCTTACCCAGGACCGAGGCGGCGGCCAGAGAAGCCCGTTATGAGTCGCTCTTACGCCTTGCGCGCGACGTGGGCGCCCATGCGCTGCTCACCGCGCATCAGGCCGACGACCAGATTGAGACCCTGTTGTTTCGACTGTTTCGCGGGTCCGGCATTGAAGGGCTTTCGGGCATTCAGAAACGCCTGAACGTTTTTCAGGAGCTGAGTGCGCCGCCTGTGCTTCGCCCGATGCTTGACGTGAGCCGCGAAGACGTGCGCCGATACGCGGAGCAGCATCATTTACAATATTTTCGGGATCCGACCAACTCGCAGAGCCGCTATCAGCGCAATATGATTCGCAATGAGGCGCTGCCCTTCCTGCGCGAGCGCTTTCCGCAGATTGATGACGCCTTGCTGCGCCTGCGCGACGTCTGCGAAGGCGATTTGACCATTCTTCGCGACAAAATGGAAGACGTCTGGCAGCGCGTGTTTTACGCCGAAGACGGCGGTTCGCTGGACGCCATCGCGTTTAATCAGCTTGCGCGTCCCTATCAGCGGCGCATCGTCAAGCGTTTTCTGACGCTTCACCGACTGGAGCCGGATTTTCATCGTATTGAAGACGTCATTGACTTTATCGAAGGCGAAAACCGCCGCAACCTCAGTTCCGCGCTCATGTCGCTGGAAAAGCCGCATCTGGAAAAACTGCATACCGCAGAATCTTCCGTCACGGGGGGCGCAACGCCTGCCGGAGGTGGCGAATCGCGCTTTCTGTCGCTTTATAAGCACCGCATCAGCGTGGTGTCGTCCAACCGACTGAATCGCCCGCAGGAGGGCGAGGAGCCAGAAGCCCTGATCGAGACGCCTGTTCAAGGCCCTGGCGAATACGCGCTTGCAGAACTGGGCTTACGGGTTCGCATCGACGAACTCACCGAGCAGGAACGCGCCGCGCAAGGCCTGCTGCGGCCTGAGCAAAGTCTGGAAGCCTACGTCGATCTCGCCGAGTTCCGCGATCGTCCGCTGACGCTACGGACGCGCCGCCCCGGCGATCGCATCCATCCGTTTGGCATGTCGGGACCGATGCGGCTTAAAAACTATTTTATTAATCGCGGCGTCCCGCGTTTTGAGCGCGACCGCACGCTATTGCTGACCTATGGGCAGGACGTGCTCTGGGTGGCTGGCGTTGGCGTCTGCGAACAGCTGCGCGTGCAGGGTCGTCCCACGCATCGCCTGCAACTGGAGCGGGAGCCCGCCGCAGACGCCACGGCGGACGCGAGCGCTTCCCCGGTCCCATCGTCCTCCGCCGACTAA
- a CDS encoding trypsin-like peptidase domain-containing protein, which produces MSPFSLERSKRFFSPSVLASAALGVSLLALSVSVWAGKPAAFNASGLTGTQNDAGFQLAENRPGRNGFNAMFGDNPDLIADVAQHVAPAVVNIDVSKSARVPAFDSMSPFQDEILKRFFGFDGGGPTPFRRFGGQPQRQVIQGNGSGVIIDAQGHILTNNHVVRGADEVQVTINDGRVFPARVVGSDAYSDIAVLKINAPNLKPAVLGDSERLRPGEWVLAIGSPLGFDHTVTLGIISALSRRVPDINSNVDFIQTDAAINPGNSGGPLVNLRGQVIGINTAISGRAQNIGFAIPVSVAKSVSQSLITSGSIQRPWIGVAMSGLTPELSRSLGLPENTEGVVVAQVIQGSPAEKAGFRSGDVIQRVDGQKILEPKTIQQLIQKKPIHSGLNFQILRDGRLLALNAQTDLLPNAPVGNAQEDGYGEP; this is translated from the coding sequence ATGAGCCCATTTTCTTTGGAACGCTCCAAACGCTTTTTCTCGCCGTCGGTTTTGGCTTCTGCGGCCCTAGGGGTCTCGCTGCTCGCCCTGAGCGTCAGCGTGTGGGCCGGCAAACCCGCTGCCTTTAACGCCTCCGGGTTGACGGGGACCCAAAACGACGCCGGTTTTCAGTTGGCGGAGAATCGCCCCGGTCGCAATGGTTTTAACGCCATGTTCGGCGACAATCCGGATCTGATCGCCGATGTGGCGCAGCACGTCGCCCCGGCGGTGGTTAATATCGATGTCTCTAAAAGCGCCCGGGTACCGGCGTTTGATAGCATGTCGCCGTTTCAGGATGAGATTCTCAAGCGTTTTTTTGGCTTTGATGGCGGTGGACCCACGCCCTTCCGCCGATTTGGCGGACAGCCCCAGCGCCAAGTGATTCAAGGCAATGGCTCCGGGGTTATTATTGACGCTCAGGGCCATATTCTCACCAATAACCACGTGGTCCGCGGCGCCGATGAAGTCCAGGTCACGATTAACGACGGACGCGTGTTCCCGGCCAGGGTCGTCGGTTCCGACGCTTATAGCGATATTGCGGTATTAAAAATCAACGCCCCGAACCTCAAGCCTGCCGTGCTGGGCGATAGTGAACGGCTGCGCCCCGGCGAATGGGTACTGGCCATCGGCAGCCCGCTCGGCTTTGATCACACGGTGACGCTGGGCATTATCAGCGCCCTGTCGCGGCGCGTGCCGGATATTAACAGCAACGTCGATTTTATTCAGACCGACGCGGCCATTAATCCCGGCAATTCGGGCGGCCCGCTGGTGAATCTGCGCGGGCAGGTGATTGGCATTAATACGGCCATTTCCGGGCGCGCGCAGAATATCGGCTTCGCCATTCCCGTCAGCGTCGCCAAATCGGTCTCTCAAAGCCTGATTACGAGCGGCAGCATTCAGCGCCCCTGGATCGGCGTCGCGATGTCCGGCCTGACGCCCGAACTCTCGCGTAGTCTGGGCTTGCCGGAAAATACCGAAGGCGTTGTCGTGGCCCAGGTCATTCAGGGGAGCCCTGCCGAAAAGGCGGGATTCCGAAGCGGCGACGTGATTCAGCGCGTCGATGGCCAGAAAATCCTTGAGCCGAAGACTATTCAGCAGCTTATTCAGAAAAAACCCATTCATTCCGGCTTGAATTTCCAGATTCTGCGCGATGGGCGCCTGCTGGCCCTGAATGCGCAGACGGACCTTCTGCCAAACGCCCCGGTCGGTAATGCTCAAGAAGACGGCTACGGCGAGCCGTAA
- a CDS encoding ammonium transporter codes for METIFLKEPDLLISNRRIEVEKRLFPLYALTSVERKRTKRRDFFASRRFFFFAVACVAQGMGWVFQVRDFFSPAPALGEGWTDLRWILLLVQLIAVIISVAYLRRAMRRTYYIHVSPRNPADRFCLLETDDPQRMAQVADALRHAIIHYRDPGAGDAPSRSMPPLIASDPQDEEMDDDD; via the coding sequence ATGGAAACGATTTTCCTTAAAGAGCCGGATCTCCTGATTTCCAATCGGCGCATTGAAGTTGAGAAGCGCCTGTTTCCGCTCTACGCGCTTACCTCTGTTGAGCGTAAGCGGACCAAGCGGCGCGATTTTTTTGCGAGTCGGCGGTTTTTCTTCTTTGCGGTGGCCTGCGTGGCGCAAGGCATGGGCTGGGTTTTTCAGGTTCGGGATTTTTTCAGCCCGGCGCCGGCTCTGGGAGAAGGCTGGACAGATTTACGCTGGATTCTGCTGCTTGTCCAGCTCATCGCCGTAATCATCAGCGTGGCGTATTTGCGCCGGGCGATGCGGCGCACGTATTATATTCACGTGTCGCCGCGTAATCCCGCCGACAGGTTCTGTTTGCTGGAAACCGACGACCCGCAGCGTATGGCGCAAGTGGCTGACGCCTTACGTCATGCGATTATTCATTATCGCGACCCAGGCGCAGGCGATGCGCCGTCGCGATCCATGCCGCCCTTAATAGCCTCAGACCCCCAGGACGAAGAGATGGACGACGATGACTAA
- the trmFO gene encoding methylenetetrahydrofolate--tRNA-(uracil(54)-C(5))-methyltransferase (FADH(2)-oxidizing) TrmFO, with translation MTKRFAIIGAGLAGSEAALQLAKRGFEVDLYDIKPETRTAAHHNPDCAEIVCSNSLGSQGDTTASGLLKAELSLLDCQLMAIARDTAVPAGQALAVDRDAFARRVTQRLDAEPRIRRICGEQTQAPPDVAATLIATGPLTTPSLAQTLAELIGQPQLFFFDAASPILAEESIDRSIVFTQDRYDHEREADQKQASPSYLNCPLDRAQYEALREFLLNAEHIELKDFERDAASGAPCYFESCLPIETLAARGVDTMRFGPLKPVGLQDPRTGRRPYAVIQLRRDNLAGTLYNMVGFQTNLKWGAQKTMVRMIPGLEAAEVMRYGVMHRNTYLHAPDALLPTLQLKVRPDILIAGQLTGCEGYSEAIATGLLAALNMARLAQGDAPRVLPPETMLGALMRYITRAEAVGGKFQPVNSNWGILPPMPERIRDKRARQQAFRARALAAMNADASAWADLPAPAPCV, from the coding sequence ATGACTAAACGCTTTGCCATTATTGGCGCAGGTCTTGCCGGGTCCGAAGCGGCGCTTCAACTGGCAAAACGGGGTTTTGAAGTTGATCTGTACGATATTAAGCCCGAGACCCGCACGGCGGCGCATCACAACCCGGATTGCGCCGAAATCGTGTGCAGCAACAGCCTGGGCTCGCAAGGCGACACCACCGCCAGCGGGCTGCTAAAGGCCGAGTTGTCATTGCTGGATTGCCAGTTGATGGCCATCGCCCGCGATACCGCGGTCCCTGCCGGCCAAGCGCTGGCGGTGGACCGCGACGCCTTCGCCCGCCGCGTCACGCAACGGCTGGACGCAGAACCGCGCATTCGCCGGATTTGCGGCGAACAGACGCAGGCGCCCCCAGACGTCGCCGCAACGCTCATCGCCACCGGTCCACTGACCACGCCGTCGCTGGCGCAGACGCTCGCCGAGTTGATTGGTCAGCCCCAACTGTTCTTCTTCGACGCCGCTTCCCCGATTCTGGCTGAGGAATCCATCGACCGCAGCATTGTGTTTACGCAGGATCGTTACGACCATGAGCGCGAGGCTGATCAGAAACAGGCCTCGCCCAGCTACCTGAATTGTCCGCTGGACCGCGCTCAATACGAAGCGTTGCGCGAATTTCTGCTGAACGCCGAGCATATCGAGCTGAAAGATTTTGAACGTGACGCCGCCAGTGGCGCGCCATGCTATTTTGAAAGCTGCCTGCCCATTGAAACGCTGGCTGCGCGTGGCGTCGACACCATGCGCTTTGGCCCCCTCAAGCCCGTAGGCTTGCAGGATCCGCGAACCGGTCGGCGCCCTTATGCGGTTATTCAGTTGCGGCGCGATAATCTGGCCGGGACGCTGTATAACATGGTCGGATTTCAGACCAATCTCAAATGGGGCGCGCAAAAAACCATGGTCCGTATGATTCCGGGCCTGGAGGCGGCCGAGGTCATGCGCTATGGCGTGATGCACCGCAATACCTATCTGCACGCGCCCGATGCCCTGCTGCCGACCCTGCAATTGAAGGTCCGCCCCGACATCCTGATTGCGGGTCAACTGACCGGTTGCGAAGGCTATAGCGAGGCCATTGCCACCGGGCTGCTGGCGGCGTTGAATATGGCGCGGCTGGCGCAAGGGGACGCGCCTCGGGTTCTTCCGCCGGAAACGATGCTGGGCGCCCTGATGCGCTATATCACCCGCGCCGAAGCCGTCGGCGGAAAGTTTCAGCCGGTGAATAGCAACTGGGGCATTCTGCCGCCCATGCCCGAACGCATTCGCGATAAACGCGCGCGTCAGCAGGCTTTTCGCGCCCGGGCGCTGGCGGCCATGAACGCAGACGCGAGCGCCTGGGCCGACCTGCCCGCTCCCGCGCCTTGCGTCTGA
- the lptB gene encoding LPS export ABC transporter ATP-binding protein, with amino-acid sequence MALKIENLVKTYAGRPVVNHVSFHIERGEVVGLLGPNGAGKTTSFYAVVGIIQPDAGDISLDGRSLRNQPIHRRARAGIGYLPQETSVFRRLSVAENLRLVLEFQPLDKKAREERIDSLLQEFGLTRLRDMPAIQLSGGERRRVEIARAIACNPHYLLLDEPFTGIDPIAIQDIQRLIGLLKARGLGVLLTDHNPKATLSIVDRAYIVHDGKVIFSGSNREAADNELVRRHYLGEDFQL; translated from the coding sequence ATGGCGCTGAAAATTGAAAACCTCGTTAAAACCTATGCCGGGCGGCCGGTGGTCAATCATGTGTCGTTTCATATTGAGCGCGGCGAGGTGGTTGGGCTGTTAGGGCCTAACGGCGCCGGCAAAACAACCTCGTTTTACGCGGTCGTGGGCATTATTCAACCCGATGCGGGCGATATCTCGCTGGACGGGCGCTCGTTGCGCAATCAACCCATTCATCGCCGCGCCCGCGCGGGGATTGGCTATCTGCCGCAAGAAACCTCGGTCTTCCGCCGCTTGAGCGTCGCCGAAAATCTTCGGCTGGTGCTGGAATTTCAGCCATTGGACAAAAAAGCCCGCGAGGAGCGCATTGATTCGCTCCTGCAGGAATTCGGCCTGACCCGTCTGCGCGACATGCCCGCCATCCAGTTATCGGGCGGGGAGCGGCGTCGCGTGGAAATCGCGCGCGCAATCGCCTGTAATCCGCATTACCTGCTGCTCGACGAGCCTTTTACCGGGATCGATCCCATCGCGATTCAGGACATCCAGCGCCTGATCGGCCTGCTGAAGGCGCGCGGACTTGGCGTCCTGCTGACGGATCACAACCCCAAGGCCACCCTTTCGATTGTGGATCGCGCCTATATCGTCCATGACGGCAAAGTCATCTTCTCGGGGTCCAACCGCGAGGCCGCCGACAACGAGCTGGTGCGACGCCATTACCTGGGCGAGGATTTCCAGCTCTAA
- a CDS encoding LptF/LptG family permease, producing MFRIAAMDRYLIKQLTQGALFGVALFVVIWLAPETLFRLTQLLFSGKINLPQFFQMLAYNLPETLERSIPMAVLLSCVLTFRRLSQNLELIAMQAAGIRPIRLMAPVLAVGAAFALAHALVQEVILPQTGPRYARMQEETGMRELRDANFTFVQKNRRNEWDKFLLIGQTQQFAARGELSDFFALFYRRDADGGVGIARLMRADRGRWDPARKAWALQNGVDYLLDEDGVYRSNRAFSQEWVSMSPYSYKLLQYSVNNPKTLNARALGEYVRLLRAGDQQEEITFFERLRYQKIAQPAASIVFAVLGALLGMERIRTRNHYGLIFAALLMFVYVIATSFIANIGAFDMAPPWALAWAPLAMVCVLGLGLLALRQRLRFG from the coding sequence TTGTTTCGCATCGCCGCGATGGATCGATACCTCATTAAACAACTGACGCAAGGCGCGTTGTTTGGCGTGGCGCTGTTTGTCGTGATCTGGCTGGCCCCCGAAACCCTGTTTCGCCTGACGCAACTGCTGTTTTCCGGCAAGATTAACCTGCCGCAGTTTTTCCAGATGCTGGCTTACAATCTGCCTGAGACGCTGGAGCGCTCGATTCCGATGGCGGTGCTGCTGTCGTGCGTGCTGACGTTTCGACGCTTGAGCCAGAATCTGGAACTCATCGCCATGCAGGCTGCCGGAATCCGCCCGATTCGGCTGATGGCGCCGGTATTGGCGGTCGGCGCGGCGTTTGCTCTGGCGCACGCGCTGGTTCAGGAAGTAATTTTGCCGCAGACAGGCCCTCGCTATGCGCGGATGCAGGAAGAAACCGGCATGCGCGAGCTGCGAGACGCCAATTTTACCTTCGTTCAGAAAAATCGCCGCAATGAGTGGGATAAGTTTCTGCTGATTGGTCAGACGCAGCAATTTGCCGCGCGCGGCGAGCTGTCAGATTTTTTCGCGCTCTTTTATCGTCGCGACGCTGACGGCGGCGTCGGCATCGCCCGTCTGATGCGCGCCGATCGCGGCCGCTGGGATCCCGCGCGCAAAGCGTGGGCCCTGCAAAACGGCGTCGATTATCTGCTCGACGAGGACGGCGTTTATCGCTCCAATCGCGCCTTTTCGCAGGAGTGGGTGTCGATGAGTCCGTATTCCTACAAGTTGTTGCAATACAGCGTGAATAATCCCAAAACGCTGAATGCGCGGGCGCTCGGCGAATACGTGCGGCTGCTTCGCGCGGGCGATCAGCAAGAAGAAATCACGTTTTTCGAGCGTCTGCGCTACCAGAAAATCGCCCAGCCCGCCGCCTCGATTGTCTTTGCAGTTTTAGGCGCGCTGCTGGGAATGGAGCGCATCCGCACGCGCAACCATTATGGCCTGATTTTCGCGGCGCTGTTGATGTTCGTGTATGTGATCGCGACGTCGTTCATCGCCAATATCGGCGCATTCGATATGGCCCCCCCATGGGCGCTGGCCTGGGCCCCGCTGGCGATGGTCTGCGTGCTGGGTCTGGGCTTGCTGGCCTTGCGTCAGCGTTTACGCTTCGGGTGA
- a CDS encoding DUF2344 domain-containing protein, with amino-acid sequence MVRRSSLRAPPAAHSQDIQSPMVSLSPPPLPRKTPIDATLLEDILLPQVNKPGRYLGLEQGAFRKPFDQAQATMAFAFPDIYEIGLSNYGMKLLYSVVNAREGLLCDRVYAPADDMKAALATTQTPLFGVESRVPLRDFDLLAFSLQYELNATSILGMLESAQIPFRAADRPTLDWPLLMAGGPGCGNPMPMAAFFDAFILGDGEEVLVEILDVIRDGKARGLDKPALLAELGALRGVFLPGQTTRAEKRLVDIAAFDVELAPLIPAVAAVHDRIVVEARRGCDRMCRFCQPCFINLPVREQSIETIQKKALSELAQTGYDECSLLSLSIADYSQFRALAIEVAETLAEHQVSLSLPSQRADRFSLDVAQAVQSVRKSTLTFAPEAGTARLRDVINKNLTDDEILNAVTTAYEAGWNKVKLYFMIGLPTETQADLDGIVDMVQRLKLACKAIQRDPARSIRHHLDINLTFSNFVPKPHTPFQWVPQASMPELREKIAYLRQAFGKTPGLKLSFTDPELSKLEAVIAKGDERLADVIEGAYQRGAYLDAWDSVGFAKWFAAMQACGIDPEAATRERLITPGEALPWDAIDMGLDAAWLKSEYERAMAAASTTPCFETCSSCGVCPTFATWPSFAAAPPSLTPSAPGEPRRLRARPTQRSEAMTRPPAFKLRLTIEKRGALRFISHLDWLRLLHRAVLGAGLPVAYSQGFNPKPRLSFSPALPMFCEALAEYVDIDLVEAIEDALGPLNARLPEGGKALAQTLLPAHSPGVEPSIRRWNYTARWTCQDDDQRVKIQERVRYLAAQRTLPIERKRSGKTGSSSEILDLAPHLASLDVSATDPHVQVSFSFSSPPAEKRTYIKPVWLLNLIDPDARWALTRTSIEL; translated from the coding sequence ATGGTGCGACGATCGTCCCTGCGCGCGCCTCCCGCCGCCCACTCACAGGATATTCAATCGCCGATGGTCTCTCTCTCGCCGCCGCCGCTGCCCCGCAAAACGCCCATCGACGCCACGCTGCTGGAAGATATTCTCCTGCCGCAGGTCAATAAGCCGGGGCGCTATCTGGGTCTGGAGCAAGGCGCCTTCCGCAAGCCATTTGATCAGGCGCAGGCGACCATGGCCTTCGCCTTCCCGGATATTTACGAAATCGGGCTGTCAAACTACGGCATGAAGCTGCTTTATAGCGTGGTAAACGCGCGCGAAGGGCTCCTGTGCGATCGCGTCTACGCCCCCGCCGACGATATGAAAGCCGCGCTGGCCACCACGCAAACGCCCCTGTTTGGCGTTGAAAGCCGCGTGCCCTTGCGAGACTTTGACCTGCTGGCGTTCTCGCTGCAATACGAACTGAACGCCACGTCGATACTCGGCATGCTGGAATCGGCGCAGATTCCCTTCCGCGCTGCCGACCGTCCGACGCTGGACTGGCCGCTGTTAATGGCGGGCGGCCCCGGCTGCGGGAATCCGATGCCGATGGCGGCGTTTTTCGACGCCTTTATCCTCGGCGACGGCGAAGAGGTATTGGTGGAGATTCTCGATGTCATTCGCGATGGAAAAGCGCGCGGCCTTGACAAGCCGGCCTTGCTGGCTGAGCTTGGCGCTCTGCGCGGGGTGTTTCTCCCCGGACAGACGACACGCGCAGAAAAGCGTCTGGTGGATATCGCCGCATTTGATGTCGAGCTGGCCCCGCTGATTCCTGCTGTGGCCGCCGTTCACGACCGCATCGTGGTGGAAGCCCGGCGCGGCTGCGATCGGATGTGTCGCTTTTGCCAGCCCTGTTTCATCAACCTGCCCGTGCGCGAGCAAAGTATCGAAACCATCCAGAAAAAGGCGCTTTCGGAACTCGCGCAGACGGGGTACGACGAATGCTCGCTGCTGTCGCTCTCAATTGCCGATTACTCGCAGTTTCGCGCGCTGGCGATCGAGGTTGCCGAGACGCTGGCTGAGCATCAGGTATCGCTGTCGCTGCCGAGCCAGCGCGCGGACCGCTTTAGCCTCGATGTCGCGCAGGCCGTACAAAGCGTCCGCAAAAGCACGCTGACCTTCGCCCCGGAAGCTGGCACGGCGCGCCTGCGAGACGTCATCAACAAGAATCTTACTGACGATGAGATTCTCAACGCGGTGACGACGGCCTACGAAGCGGGCTGGAACAAGGTGAAGCTGTATTTCATGATCGGCCTGCCGACCGAGACTCAGGCGGATCTGGATGGCATCGTGGATATGGTGCAGCGCCTCAAGCTCGCCTGCAAGGCCATTCAGCGCGATCCGGCGCGATCGATTCGGCATCATCTGGATATTAACCTGACGTTTTCTAACTTCGTGCCCAAGCCGCACACGCCGTTTCAATGGGTTCCCCAAGCCTCCATGCCGGAGTTGCGCGAGAAAATCGCCTACCTGCGCCAGGCCTTTGGCAAAACGCCGGGCTTGAAGTTAAGCTTCACGGATCCCGAACTCAGCAAGCTGGAAGCCGTCATCGCCAAGGGCGACGAGCGCTTGGCCGATGTCATTGAGGGCGCCTATCAACGCGGCGCTTATCTCGACGCATGGGATTCCGTCGGATTCGCCAAGTGGTTCGCCGCCATGCAGGCGTGCGGCATCGATCCCGAAGCCGCCACGCGCGAGCGGCTCATCACCCCCGGAGAAGCGCTGCCGTGGGATGCGATTGACATGGGGCTTGACGCTGCCTGGCTCAAAAGCGAATACGAGCGGGCAATGGCAGCAGCCAGTACCACGCCGTGCTTTGAGACGTGCAGTTCCTGTGGCGTGTGCCCGACCTTTGCGACCTGGCCCTCGTTTGCGGCGGCCCCGCCCTCGCTAACGCCGTCGGCGCCCGGAGAGCCGCGCCGTCTGCGCGCGCGCCCGACCCAGCGCTCAGAGGCGATGACGCGCCCTCCCGCCTTCAAGCTTCGCCTGACCATTGAAAAACGCGGCGCGCTTCGCTTTATCTCGCATCTGGATTGGCTGCGGCTGTTGCATCGGGCTGTGTTGGGCGCAGGCCTGCCGGTGGCGTATAGTCAGGGATTCAATCCAAAACCGCGCCTGTCGTTCAGCCCCGCGCTACCGATGTTTTGCGAAGCGCTGGCCGAATACGTCGATATTGATCTGGTGGAGGCCATCGAAGACGCGCTCGGCCCCTTGAACGCGCGTCTCCCCGAAGGCGGCAAGGCGCTGGCCCAGACGCTGCTACCTGCGCATTCGCCCGGCGTCGAGCCGAGCATCCGCCGCTGGAACTACACTGCCCGGTGGACTTGTCAGGACGACGATCAACGGGTTAAAATACAGGAACGAGTCAGATATCTGGCGGCCCAGCGGACGCTGCCCATCGAACGGAAACGCTCCGGCAAGACCGGCTCATCTTCGGAAATTCTCGATTTGGCCCCGCATCTTGCTTCACTGGACGTCAGCGCCACTGACCCTCATGTACAGGTTTCTTTCAGCTTCTCCAGCCCCCCGGCGGAAAAGCGCACCTACATCAAGCCCGTATGGCTCTTGAACCTGATTGACCCGGACGCCCGCTGGGCGCTTACCCGGACATCCATAGAGCTGTA